A window from Centropristis striata isolate RG_2023a ecotype Rhode Island chromosome 2, C.striata_1.0, whole genome shotgun sequence encodes these proteins:
- the fgf3 gene encoding fibroblast growth factor 3, translated as MLMIPLLVLLSLLDPVSPKAHCAPGQACDPRQRRDAGGRGGVYEHLGGAPRRRKLYCATKYHLQIHPNGKISGSLEENNPFNIMEMTAVDVGVVAIKGLFSGTYLAMNDKGRLYASEVFNKECEFVERIHELGYNTYASRHHSTEQPLQAGGSSNRRRASAKRQWYVSINGKGRPRRGFKTRSTDKASLFLPRVLANKDHEMVRRLRESQSTHHHTHQHGSRADRRRRQHRARKGRGRRTRDRAD; from the exons ATGCTGATGATACCTCTGCTGGTGTTGCTGAGCCTGTTGGATCCCGTTAGTCCCAAGGCCCACTGCGCCCCGGGCCAGGCTTGCGACCCCCGGCAGCGGAGGGACGCCGGGGGCCGCGGAGGAGTGTATGAACACCTCGGAGGAGCGCCGAGACGCAGGAAACTCTACTGCGCTACTAAATATCATTTGCAGATCCATCCTAATGGGAAAATAAGTGGATCTTTGGAGGAAAACAACCCGTTTA ACATAATGGAGATGACAGCAGTGGATGTGGGTGTAGTGGCCATTAAAGGGCTTTTCTCCGGCACATATCTGGCCATGAATGATAAAGGCCGGCTGTATGCCTCG GAAGTGTTCAACAAAGAGTGTGAGTTTGTGGAGCGGATCCACGAGTTGGGGTACAACACTTACGCATCCCGGCACCACTCCACCGAGCAGCCGCTGCAGGCCGGGGGCAGCAGCAACAGGCGGCGGGCCAGCGCCAAGCGCCAGTGGTACGTTTCCATTAACGGCAAAGGGCGACCACGGCGAGGCTTCAAGACCCGGAGCACGGACAAAGCGTCGCTGTTCCTGCCCCGGGTGCTGGCCAACAAGGACCATGAGATGGTGAGGCGGCTCAGAGAGAGCCAGAGCACGCACCATCACACGCACCAGCACGGCAGCCGCGCGGATCGCCGCAGGCGTCAGCACCGCGCCAGGAAAGGCCGGGGCCGCCGGACACGTGACCGAGCAGACTGA